The genome window TTGATGTTCATACTAGGGAGATTAGTTATGAACCTATTGAAGAGAAGGGTAGAGAGTCTAGTGATTGTATGAAAAATGTGTGTCAAAGAATGAAAATAAATCACCCACCGAATTGTGAAGAAACGCATACGAGATCAAGTAGGAGTGTATTCGATTACCCACCGAATCTAAGCGGGACGGATGCATTTTATGCAATGGCACGATTAGTGATGGAAGTGGCAGGAACCGTttctttgagccaccataaacgagggtggcacggtctggctgaagacctgaaaacttagcgctgctcgggaaGCAACCCGGGGTTTTACACTGATCTTGCTATTTCGTTATttttctatgtttcagggccatgacaacattcaagtgtggggaggatgTACGGATGTTTGTGTGAAGGTGGTGATAGAAATTCGGATtatctacaacatctgttgtgtcaaacttcaccaggtcatgtactctttccttagtcttgatatgttctttagctttgaaatattggtagttagtttgtttgcttttgtttaaaaaaagtaaaaaaaatacaaaaagaaatttggggtttgagagtataagcaaatgttggtgtttttgttgaaagcgatcttcccttcaaaaccatacattgggacaatgtatcccaagtgtggggatgaggggaaaattttgagaatttttgaaaaatttgtgaAACCAAGCAAAAAGTTGTTGGAATTTGAACACTTGACATTGTTCCGCATGACACACCGACTCTCCTTTATAGTCATTTCTTGGTGAGTTTTTGAGCCACATATGATTATTAAAGATGCTTTCCTtgttttgagtggcggtgtgtgtattgtgttaatagaacttgtgtacgAATTCTTGTTGAAGCCTAGGATTAGCATGCTTGTGAaaatgataggggacttttaggtagcctcgtctagatgtgtgatAGTGTGGGAattgggggttggacctcatacgttacatatatgagcttggtattgtgaggggtgggggtttggtctttaGAAAGCCATGTTCGAGCCTTATACTattcggttgtgacccaaacctacttcttataaaaactttacctattgagatgacccggtttaggaatttagtttgtgattgttgatgttcttgtatatattgttgagttcTATGcttaaaaaaagaagaagaaagaaaaaaaagaaaaaaatatgagaaaaatacaaaaagaaggatttAGTTGCAATAGTAGTTGAAAATGTTGATGAAGCTGTGTATATAGTTGGTGTTTGCTTTGTTTAGTAGTAGAAATAAAAATCGGGTCGAATCAATGAGCTACTTTCACACTCCCACTATTTCCTGCCTTTACACAAAACCCCGTTACAACCCGAATGTCcttttgattcataagcatgctaaATATTTGATAGGAGGAGATTTGATttgtatacaagcttattgtcgcacaatcACACACGTGCAttgagtgttttagcataatgtGCTAATatttcttgtcaccgagagttgttgtgaggggtgtgtcttgtggtatgataaaaaagttagtaaaaggacgatacattttagcttggtttgcatgttgatcgcttgtggttttgaaatggtttttgaatgggttgcttgggactattggaggagccctatcccacatcgaaagaataagaccttccggttgtattaataagatcttgggttactccctctatcaccaattggttttagagtggaaccccatagacttcaatatggtatcagagccacggctCTATGTCAGCTCCGGTTAAGGCCACATGTACACCTCTTGATAGACCGGGTTACACGTGCGGGAGGGTATTGGAGGAGCCCTATCCCACATCGAAAGAATAAGACCTTCCGGTTGTATTAATAAGATCTTGGGTTACTCCCTCTATCACCAATTGGTTTTAGAGTGGAACCCCATAGACTTCAAtagggacaagcaacgggtaagtgtggggatgtgacgggtggtccgtaggacaacccttaagtgccttaaaaagattaaaatcccatgctttacatgtttaattgtttgaacttggtaactactagttgtttggacgtgcagatgcaaatggagcttaaaagggaagggatttggagcatcaatgaaaaaataaaattttggaattgaagaactAAGAATAGCacatgatagaggatgaaattacgagaacgtgggcgaaaacggtgaagaaaacggagttgaaacgagaaagttatgaagaaaacaagaaAACGAAACCTGGCGCCGCCGTAGCCTACGGCtcggccgtaggttacggccctcACTGGGTCTTTTGGTCCACCGTAGCTCAGTTCTGGCTCACCGTAAGAGTTTTATTGACCCCGTAGCCTACGGcaggagccgtaggttacggctttGACCTGCGTAAAAGTTGTAACTGCCCCATTTATTGGTATTTTATGATGTCTTTTGAGTACTTATCATTCCTAATCGGTTACACACACTTGGGAGACGATTGTTTGGTGCACTTTTGGAGCTTGAAGACTATCTTTAATCTTTTGGTTCATGTTTTTCATTGGTTTGAAGATTAAGACTTGTTGGATGATGATgtttcaagccatgagtggctaaatacTTTGTGACTATCTTTGGTTGAAGGTTTGCATGAGACTTTATGTTTAATCCCTTATTTCTAAAATAAcaatctttatctttattgaattgcttgttatgatgtgtgattgattgttagtaaattgttgattcttatgttaaactaattagaaaccatacgttcttggtgccgttggcaatcgagatatcatgggtatagttaggcttgggtaagggttgattgatcatcgggtaacaacctcacgctctaggaatctgagtacttagttacCTTTCATCACTGTagtttttgggtaaagggttacctcggtgattctatatattcacaaccaatcAAAGcaacacatgaactatgtctatgtagttctttctagtggaatgatagcaTAAATGTCAAAGCAAACCAGAAACTAACGATGGTCATTTGTCTttaatttgtttacaaccaacatTTTCATTTTGCAACTAGAAAGTGCACAGTGTGTCAAAAGGCAAAGTATGAAACTGTTGCTTCACATGGTCTTTTACATCCCTTATTAGTTCCTAATCACATTTTCAGTAGTGCCTAATCACATTTTCTATGACATCTCCATGTATTTTAGTGGAGGACTACCTAAGTCACAGGGCAAAGATTACATTTTTGTAGTTGTGGATAGATTAATAAAGTACAATCATTTCATGGCTTTAGCTCATCCtttttctacagcacaagttttTTTGGATCTGGTTTTCAAACTCCATGGGTGGCTTGAGACCATAATCTCTGACATAGATCCCAATTTTATAAGCCAGTTTTGGAAAGAATTCACTAGCTTGTAGGGTATTCAATTGTCCTGATCTATTACTCACTGTCCTCAAACAGATGGGTAGACTAAGGTAGTCAACAGGAGCCTTGAATCTTATCTTCATTGTATTGTGATGGATAAGCCTGCTATATGGGTCAAATGGTTACCTCTAACAGAGTTTTGGTATAATACAAACTTTCATACTTCATTGGATATTACACCATTCCACGCTCTATATGGATATGATCCACCTTTATTTGCCCCTTACATTCCCAAGGATACAAGGACAACTATAGTTGATGAACTAATGTGTGATAGAGAGGAGACCATTCAGTTTCAGTTACTAAGGCATTCATTGTTAATAGCTCATAATAGAATGAAATAGTTGGCTGATCAGCATAGAAGTGAAAGAGAATTTCCGGTTGGTGACAGTGTGTATGTGAAGCTTCATCCATATGAGCAGACAACATTAATATCTTCATATTTTAATAATTGGGACCTAAGTTTTTTGGTCCATTTCTAGTAATTTAAAAGGTGGAATCAGTAGTTTATAAGTCGGATTTACCAAATGATTCCCAGATACCCCTAATTTTCCATGTATCTCTTTTAAAGAAAGCTCATGGCAACACTATTCCATCTACTCCATTACCAAAGGTCCCCGTTTTTTGTTTCAACCATTACATGTGTTAAATAGGAAGATGGTTATGAGGGGGCATAGAGCTTTAGTAGAAGTATTGGTTCAGTGGCACAGTTCACCAATAACTAAGGCTACTTGGGAGAATCTTGAAGATTTGCATATTAGATTTCCTAATTTTGATTTTTGAGGTAAAAAATATTTAGGAATGGAGTATTGGTATGTTGTAATAAGTCTAAGGGCTAATTGTAATAGTTTGAAAGATATAGGGACTTGATTGTAAAGATATCATGATTCATAGTACAATTGATATTAGTTGGGGGAGGGGGATAGGGGGTTTAGTGTTAATTGGTAGTTAGTTTGTTATTAGTCGTTATGTTAGCTATATAAAGCCAGTGAACGGTTAATGAAAAGTATTGTCGAGGGCATAAACGTACTTTTAACACTATTTGATTTTAGAAATCTCTAGAATTAAGTAActaattttagttttttttttggtattGCAACATTCTCGTATAACAAACTGATTTTATATAGCCATATTTTCATAACCGGACCGGATGTCGAACCGGTCTCCTTAATGGTTCATTGACCGGTCCGACTGGATGCAAGAATCGGATGATATCCTAAtcattataaaaataaataggttaaaataagaattttttaaacaaaatccGGTTCAACCTCTCAAAATCTCAATTCAACTGGCCGTAAAGCTTCAACATCATCTGTTAATAAGAGATGATAAAGAAAAGATACATGTCATATTATGAAACCGCTTGTGAATAGAAGGTTAAAAAACAAGAGTTATTTACgtttttcgtccctatggtttgtcaaaaatcactatttcagtctattagtttaaaaattgccaaaacagtccatgtggtttcactttcatagcTATTACAGTCCACCCTCACTAACGTCATCCATATATTCTACTAGTTTATTTCAAATGACCATAATAGCCCTATTAttgaaattaaaattgaaataaaTAAAGAGTTAGTTATGtttttcgtccttgtggtttgttaAAATAACCATTACAGTCCATTAGCTCTAAAATTGCAAAAACAGTTTTGTGAAAATCAATCTCTATCTTTTAGATGTTATGTTAGAAACTCTTAACATTGATTCTTGATATTGGCAGGAAATTGCTTTTTTAAGTCGTTTGCGACATCCAAGCATTGTGCAATATTATGGATTAGAGACCGTAAGAAAATCAGTTTTTAAAAATTGATGCATCCAACTTtctcctttatatatatatttagagtaTATGTCTGGTGGTTGTATTCATAAAATCCTCCAAGAGTATGGCCCACTGGGTGAAATTGCTATCCGCATTTACACTTATTAGGACGTTCCTACTTACATGCTACAAATCCGGTCCATAGGTGAGTTTAGTTTTGCCGTATCTTCCTCTTTTATATGCTAACAATAAATTAAAATGACATCATGTGTATTATGTTTACTACTTTACTTAGGGACATAAAAGGAGCAAATATACCTGTTGATCCTAATGGACGTGTAAAGTTAGTTGATTTTGGGATGGCAAAACACGTGAGCCCTATTGATAACTTGCTAAACACAATGTTACCTGTCCGTTTTCTGGTTTCTTGACTTGattaactaaaataaataaagagttaGTTATGTTTTTTTGTCCTTGTGGTTTGTTAAAATAACCATTaggctaaattgcacttttcgtcctttgTGTTTCAATGTTTTGATAGGCGATGTCCTTTAACTTTAAAAATTACACTTATGTCTTTTATGTTTGCAATCATTAATGGGCGGTGTCCTTTCAGCtaaacccagttaacttttttGTGTTAAAACCCCTCACGTGTAACTTTGCAAAACTCCTTAACCGCAGGGACCATATGTGCAATATTCAAATTCTGTTTTAAATCAAACTAGTCAAATTATTCAAAATTACTCAAATTCTTCCTCTCACATTATTCAAAAATTTCAATCACTAGTAGTGTAATTATATTCAAGGTCAAGAGGACATCATGGATCCGTGTCCGTACATCAGAATAGTCGTCAGAAGTTTAGGTTTAAAGTTCACCGGCGCCGGCGACGTTGCTCCGCTGTCTTCGGCGGCGTACTGTAAGATTAAACTCAAGAACTACCCCACACAGCTTGCATAAATCAGTTATGTTGCGGACGGTGATCATAATCAAATAATCGAACAGGTTTAAGCTTGCTTTAATTTGAATAAATCGAAGTTTGATAAAGTGGTTGATACATCTAACATGCTGAAGATTGAGGTTTATTCGGGTCGGAAAAGTAATCCGGTTTATGGGTTCGGGTAAGCTTttgggtgttgtgatggtgggtTTGGATTCTGAGGCGGTTGAGGGTGGTGGTGGTTACCAGGGGTGTGTGGTGGTGAGAAACGGGTGGGTGGGGATTGGTGACCGGTGTTCGAAAAGTATGGTGAATTTGCATTTGAGTATTGGGATCGAGCGTGACCCAAgatttgtttttgaattttatggTGAACCCGAGTGTAGCCCAAAAGTGTTTCAGGTTAATGGGAATGTTCGCCAAGCGGTTTTCACTAGCAAGTTCAGTTTCAGAAGCAATAGAGATCAGAATTTAAGATCTGAGTAAGTTAATTTTCCTTATGTATGTATGGTTTTTCATTaatggctgattttagtagtttGATACTTTGATTTAAAACAGAATTTGAATATTGCACATATGGTCCCTGTTGTTAAGGAGATTTACAAAGTTACACGTGAGGGGTT of Helianthus annuus cultivar XRQ/B chromosome 1, HanXRQr2.0-SUNRISE, whole genome shotgun sequence contains these proteins:
- the LOC110933223 gene encoding uncharacterized protein LOC110933223, encoding MDPCPYIRIVVRSLGLKFTGAGDVAPLSSAAYCKIKLKNYPTQLRFIRVGKVIRFMGSGKLLGVVMVGLDSEAVEGGGGYQGCVVVRNGWVGIGDRCSKSMVNLHLSIGIERDPRFVFEFYGEPECSPKVFQVNGNVRQAVFTSKFSFRSNRDQNLRSE